Proteins found in one Bombus terrestris chromosome 1, iyBomTerr1.2, whole genome shotgun sequence genomic segment:
- the LOC105665906 gene encoding ribonuclease kappa-B, with product MKICGPKYALCGLILSTWGIFQLLLMGIFFYYNSVALIEDLPLGEQTFNKPTDFYAVAERGYKQNAYNCWIAACIYVLTFLFSGHQFYINSRSSLSV from the exons ATGAAGATATGTGGACCTAAGTATGCCCTATGCGGCCTCATATTATCTACTTGGGGTATATTCCAATTA cTCCTGATGGGAATATTCTTTTACTACAACAGTGTAGCTTTAATAGAAGACCTTCCGTTGGGAGAACAAACTTTTAATAAACCTACAGATTTTTATGCTGTAGCAGAGAGGGGCTATAAACAAAATGCATATAATTGTTGGATTGCAGCTTGTATCTATGTCCTTACATTCTTATTTTCTGGACaccaattttatataaattctagATCATCTTTAagcgtttaa
- the LOC100643640 gene encoding major facilitator superfamily domain-containing protein 12: MENEHIVTDDYSEIIQRLPFSRKLLYGIGHVLNDICASMWFTYLLVFFHLVLGFNSISAGIILLIGQIADALATPFVGFHSDKDDNFGLCKYGRRKTWHLIGTLCILFAFPFIFSHCIGCETSHEWAQLIYYAAFVIIFQFGWAAVQISHLSLVPELTPSEYERTELIAIRYSFTVLSNIFVYCITWAVLHVTDTNASNSQIGPDDAKKFQEVVFIGIGIGAITSILFHIFVKENFVNNSDGSLNRNSRTVLVLLKDVQLYQVACIYMPTRLFVNLSQIYIPLYLHKSLNMPATSLATIPLIMYLSSFVMSLIIEKLNTKLGRKVSYCFGVLLGVFACIWIQLGTGLTYTKYQIYPVSLILGSAGSIMLVTSLGITADFIGQNVNSGALVYGIMSFTDKLCNGLAVMLIQYLSSWIDCKNYYKSVLVYVCATSAMVGLLMILCIKPFHHSTVYNTLHCEQTIEHDNVFITTETIENEPDNSINQENVT; this comes from the exons ATGGAAAATGAACACATTGTAACTGATGACTATAGTGAAATAATACAACGTCTTCCTTTTTCTCGGAAACTTTTATATGGAATAGGACATGTTTTGAATGATATTTGTGCTTCTATGTggtttacatatttattagtttTTTTTCATTTGGTATTGGGATTTAATTCAATCTCAGCTGGAATAATTTTACTCATTGGTCAAATAGCAGATGCTTTAGCTACTCCTTTTGTTGGTTTTCATTCTGATAAGGATGATAACTTTGGATTATGTAAATATGGGAGGAGAAAAACATGGCATTTAATag GTACTTTATGCATATTATTTGCATTTCCCTTTATATTTTCACATTGTATTGGTTGTGAAACATCTCATGAGTGGGCTCAATTAATCTATTATGCAGCATTTGTGATAATCTTTCAGTTTGGCTGGGCTGCAGTACAAATATCTCATTTGTCCCTAGTTCCAGAACTTACACCTTCTGAATATGAAAGAACAGAACTCATAGCGATCAG ATACAGCTTTACTGTTCtctcaaatatttttgtttactgTATTACATGGGCAGTATTACATGTAACAGATACTAATGCTTCCAATTCCCAAATTGGGCCCGATGATGCAAAGAAATTCCAGGAAGTTGTATTTATTGGAATTGGAATAGGAGCTATAACATctatattatttcatatctttgtcaaagaaaactttgttaataattctgatg GTTCGTTGAATAGAAATTCAAGAACAGTATTAGTACTATTAAAAGATGTTCAATTATATCAAGTAGCTTGTATATATATGCCTACTCGTTTGTTTGTAAACTTATCACAAATTTATATTCCTTTGTATTTACACAAATCATTAAATATGCCAGCTACATCTTTGGCTACAATTCCTTTAATAATGTATCTGAGTAGTTTTGTGATGTctttaattatagaaaaattgaataCAAAACTGGGTCGAAAAGTTTCATATTGTTTTGGAGTTTTGTTAGGTGTATTTGCTTGTATTTGGATACAATTAGGTACTGGCTTAACATACacgaaatatcaaatctatCCAGTTTCCTTAATATTag gATCTGCGGGCTCTATTATGTTGGTGACTAGTCTTGGTATTACTGCAGATTTTATTGGACAAAATGTAAATAGTGGTGCGCTTGTATATGGAATTATGAGTTTTACAGACAAACTTTGCAATGGATTAGCAGTTATGCTTATTCAATATTT aAGCTCTTGGattgattgtaaaaattacTATAAAAGTGTTTTAGTTTATGTTTGTGCTACATCTGCAATGGTTGGCTTATTAatgatattatgtataaaacCATTTCATCACAGTACAG TATATAATACATTACACTGTGAACAAACTATAGAACATGATAATGTATTTATTACTAcagaaacgatagaaaatgaGCCTGACAATTCAATAAATCAAGaaaacgttacatag